The following are encoded in a window of Staphylospora marina genomic DNA:
- a CDS encoding YqhG family protein translates to MDQQSVRSFTERYLKLTGCRILESAPSHLVTQLTIEADKDLLNRPFYWMYVEKMNLPPQPQRLCLVFDPDTFPEGMRGEYLFWGTPRFSNILKSARKQGRFVRLYQIPETRKPGRAMPYIPWVGVNFMISYICDRKRDEIRGLGINLVTGKILPDFDRRIRTMNWSPTILPGRHVAPPRLTVETAVGKLEARIQDEVERGDLTWADEAQNRLREELELLEAYYPEEQLSETRKAEREQRRRETILQYHPRIEVSVVNAGLFYMEKEKTDG, encoded by the coding sequence ATGGATCAACAATCGGTCAGATCGTTCACTGAGCGATACCTTAAGCTGACGGGTTGCCGCATCCTGGAATCGGCACCGTCCCACCTGGTGACCCAACTCACCATCGAAGCGGACAAAGATCTTTTGAACCGGCCATTCTACTGGATGTACGTGGAGAAGATGAACCTCCCCCCCCAACCGCAACGTCTGTGCCTCGTCTTTGATCCGGACACGTTTCCGGAAGGAATGAGGGGAGAATATTTGTTTTGGGGAACTCCCCGGTTTTCCAACATCCTGAAATCGGCGCGGAAGCAGGGCCGTTTCGTCCGGCTGTATCAGATTCCCGAGACACGGAAGCCCGGCCGGGCCATGCCGTACATCCCGTGGGTGGGCGTGAACTTCATGATCTCGTACATCTGTGACCGGAAGCGGGACGAAATCCGCGGATTGGGCATCAATTTGGTCACCGGGAAGATCTTGCCGGATTTTGACCGGCGGATCCGAACCATGAACTGGTCGCCCACCATTTTGCCCGGACGCCATGTGGCACCTCCCCGTCTCACGGTGGAAACGGCCGTCGGGAAGCTGGAGGCGAGAATTCAGGATGAAGTGGAGCGGGGAGATCTCACCTGGGCGGACGAGGCCCAAAACCGGCTTCGGGAGGAATTGGAACTCCTCGAGGCCTATTATCCGGAAGAACAACTTTCCGAAACCCGGAAAGCGGAGCGTGAACAGCGCCGCAGGGAAACCATCCTGCAATATCATCCGCGCATCGAAGTATCGGTGGTCAACGCCGGACTGTTCTACATGGAAAAAGAAAAAACGGATGGATGA
- a CDS encoding SNF2-related protein: protein MRILPIRFDREWLKPFSECVRRDTGWSCWERFQLALEAAEAEIVPTFESIQSLKQIQGFEPLPHQINAVSRVIHEMRGRAILADEVGLGKTIEAGLILKEYLLRGLVKKALILVPSSLVLQWTRELNQKFQIPAMAQKQAWMWDKYDILVASLDTAKRDPHREIILSREYDMLIVDEAHKLKNRKTKSWQFINGIRKKYCLLLTATPVQNEMKELFNLVSLLKPGILGNEARFRTDYVAGKRQAKNEHLLREEISKVLIRNRRKDSNLNLTKRLVKTVPVELSPEERALYDGITAFIRDRSSAGADLAGALSLFVLQKEVCSSRDAVFHTLFKLFQRREQGREEISPEVAHLVELLRSIRKSSKVDAAVRLIRELSPEKVVLFTEYRATQDMLIRELNRVGIKAVPFRGGFNRNKKDWMMELFQKRAQVLVATEAGGEGINLQFCHHMINFDMPWNPMRVEQRIGRIHRLGQKNDVHIYNFCTLGTIEEHIIWLLHEKIRLFESVIGELETILERMENGGSVEQSLMKIFLEAGEDKEIRKRLEEWGDTFQKKREEVETSTEEREEWLHGSTIGQIVH, encoded by the coding sequence ATGCGCATCTTGCCGATCCGCTTCGACCGCGAGTGGCTGAAACCGTTCAGCGAATGTGTTCGCCGGGACACCGGCTGGTCGTGCTGGGAGCGTTTTCAACTTGCTCTCGAAGCGGCGGAAGCGGAAATCGTCCCTACGTTTGAATCTATCCAAAGTTTGAAACAAATTCAAGGGTTTGAGCCGTTGCCGCACCAAATCAACGCCGTGAGCCGCGTGATCCACGAAATGCGCGGGCGGGCCATCCTGGCGGATGAAGTGGGGCTGGGCAAAACCATCGAAGCGGGCCTCATCCTGAAAGAATATTTGTTGCGCGGACTGGTGAAAAAAGCGCTGATTCTGGTGCCCTCCTCCCTGGTGCTTCAGTGGACGAGGGAATTGAATCAAAAATTTCAGATTCCCGCAATGGCCCAAAAGCAGGCATGGATGTGGGACAAGTATGACATTCTGGTCGCATCGTTGGACACGGCCAAGCGGGACCCGCATCGCGAAATCATTTTGTCCAGGGAATACGACATGTTGATCGTGGATGAAGCGCACAAACTGAAAAACCGGAAAACGAAGAGTTGGCAATTCATCAACGGAATCCGCAAAAAATATTGCCTGCTGCTTACGGCCACACCCGTTCAGAACGAAATGAAAGAGCTGTTCAATCTCGTTTCCCTGCTCAAACCGGGCATTCTGGGGAACGAAGCCCGGTTCCGGACCGATTATGTGGCCGGCAAACGGCAAGCCAAGAATGAGCATCTTCTCCGGGAGGAAATCTCGAAGGTGCTGATCCGCAACCGACGCAAGGACAGCAACCTGAATCTCACAAAGCGGTTGGTGAAAACCGTCCCCGTCGAACTTTCCCCGGAAGAACGCGCATTGTACGACGGAATCACCGCGTTCATCCGGGACCGTTCCTCGGCGGGAGCCGACCTGGCCGGCGCCCTGTCTTTGTTTGTTCTGCAAAAAGAGGTTTGCAGTTCGAGGGATGCGGTGTTCCACACCCTCTTCAAGCTGTTCCAGCGCCGGGAACAGGGCCGGGAGGAAATCTCACCGGAAGTGGCTCATCTGGTGGAGCTGCTGAGATCGATCCGCAAGTCATCCAAAGTGGATGCGGCCGTCCGGCTGATCCGGGAACTGTCTCCGGAGAAAGTGGTTTTGTTCACCGAATACCGGGCGACGCAGGACATGCTGATCCGCGAACTCAACCGGGTGGGCATCAAGGCGGTGCCTTTCCGGGGAGGCTTCAACCGGAACAAGAAAGACTGGATGATGGAGCTGTTCCAGAAACGGGCCCAGGTGCTGGTGGCCACGGAAGCGGGTGGCGAGGGCATCAATCTCCAGTTTTGCCACCACATGATCAACTTCGACATGCCGTGGAATCCGATGCGGGTGGAGCAGCGAATCGGTCGCATTCACCGGCTCGGACAAAAAAACGACGTGCACATCTACAACTTCTGCACGTTGGGGACCATCGAAGAACACATCATTTGGTTGCTGCATGAAAAAATCCGGCTGTTTGAATCGGTGATCGGAGAACTGGAAACGATCCTGGAACGGATGGAGAACGGAGGATCGGTGGAACAAAGCCTGATGAAAATCTTCCTGGAGGCGGGAGAAGACAAAGAAATTCGCAAACGGCTGGAAGAATGGGGCGACACCTTTCAGAAAAAGAGGGAGGAAGTCGAAACATCCACGGAAGAACGGGAGGAATGGCTGCATGGATCAACAATCGGTCAGATCGTTCACTGA
- the gcvT gene encoding glycine cleavage system aminomethyltransferase GcvT codes for MDQLKRTPLYDVYKAQSKMIPFGGWEMPVQFSGIKEEHEAVRTRAGLFDVSHMGEVEVKGPDALALVQKLTTNDASKLQIGDAQYSLMCLPDGGTVDDLLIYRTGEDTYLLVINASNIDKDVDWIQKHADGNVTVRNVSAEIGQLAIQGPLAEKVLQKLTDTDLSEIRFFKFKQDVDMAGVKALVSRSGYTGEDGFELYVKAEDTPKLWHAILEAGKEEGVLPCGLGARDTLRFEARLPLYGQELSETITPIEAGLGFAVKPEKGEFIGREVLARQKSEGAPRKLVGLEMIDRGIPRHGYTVYKNGEKIGEVTTGTQSPTLKKNVGLALISAEHAHLDEVVEVEIRGKKLKAKIVKTPFYKRPAR; via the coding sequence ATGGACCAGCTCAAACGCACCCCCCTGTACGACGTGTACAAGGCCCAGTCCAAGATGATTCCGTTCGGCGGCTGGGAAATGCCGGTTCAATTTTCCGGGATCAAGGAAGAGCATGAAGCGGTACGCACCCGTGCCGGGCTTTTCGACGTGTCCCACATGGGAGAAGTGGAAGTGAAGGGACCGGATGCTCTGGCTCTGGTGCAGAAACTGACCACCAACGACGCTTCCAAACTTCAGATCGGCGATGCCCAGTATTCGCTGATGTGCCTGCCGGACGGAGGCACGGTGGATGACCTGCTGATCTACCGCACCGGCGAAGACACGTATCTGTTGGTGATAAATGCGTCCAACATCGACAAAGATGTGGACTGGATTCAAAAACATGCGGACGGCAACGTGACCGTCCGGAACGTGTCGGCGGAGATCGGCCAGCTGGCCATTCAGGGACCGCTCGCGGAAAAAGTACTGCAGAAATTGACCGACACGGATCTGTCGGAGATCCGGTTTTTCAAATTCAAACAGGATGTGGACATGGCCGGCGTGAAGGCGCTGGTTTCCCGGTCCGGGTACACCGGGGAAGACGGGTTTGAATTGTACGTGAAGGCGGAAGACACGCCGAAATTGTGGCATGCCATTCTGGAAGCCGGCAAGGAAGAAGGAGTGTTGCCGTGCGGATTGGGTGCCCGCGACACGCTGCGTTTCGAAGCCCGTCTGCCGCTTTACGGACAGGAGCTGTCCGAAACGATCACTCCGATCGAGGCCGGACTCGGCTTCGCGGTCAAGCCGGAAAAAGGCGAATTCATCGGTCGTGAAGTTCTGGCACGGCAAAAATCCGAAGGTGCTCCGCGCAAGCTGGTCGGCCTGGAAATGATTGACCGCGGAATCCCCCGGCACGGATATACCGTGTACAAAAACGGGGAGAAAATCGGGGAAGTGACCACCGGCACGCAGTCTCCCACTTTGAAGAAAAACGTGGGACTGGCCCTGATTTCAGCCGAACACGCCCATTTGGACGAAGTCGTGGAAGTGGAAATTCGCGGAAAGAAACTCAAGGCCAAAATCGTGAAAACGCCGTTCTACAAGCGGCCTGCCCGATGA
- the gcvPA gene encoding aminomethyl-transferring glycine dehydrogenase subunit GcvPA, giving the protein MKFRYLPMTDRDREEMLKTIGVSSVEELFSEIPEEVCFKGRMNLPEPMSEPHLVKHMARLAGKNASMDRYVSFLGAGVYEHHIPSVVGHVISRSEFYTAYTPYQPEISQGELQAIFEFQTMICELTGMDVANSSLYDGHTALAEAAAMASSQTKRRKIIVSRAVHPESREILRTNAKGLNLEIVEVPLSGGVTDLKALEEAVGDDAAAVIVQYPNFFGQIEDLGTIGQIAHTAKAMFIVSSNPLALGILKPPAAFGADIVVGDAQPLGIPASFGGPHCGYMAVTKALMRRLPGRIVGQTVDEDGRRGFVLTLQAREQHIRRDKATSNICSNQALMALAASVYMSAMGKQGMQDVARLNVQKAHYAKKRLGEVKGLETVFDGPFFNEFVVKLSRPVKEVNKALLDRGIIGGYDLGVTYPELENHMLIAVTEMRTKEEIDQLAEALEGLL; this is encoded by the coding sequence ATGAAATTCCGTTACCTGCCGATGACCGACCGGGACCGGGAAGAAATGCTGAAGACGATCGGCGTTTCCTCGGTGGAAGAACTGTTCAGCGAGATTCCGGAAGAAGTCTGTTTCAAGGGCCGGATGAACCTGCCCGAACCGATGTCCGAACCGCATCTGGTGAAGCACATGGCCCGTCTGGCGGGCAAAAACGCTTCGATGGACCGATATGTGTCATTCCTCGGTGCGGGGGTCTACGAGCACCACATCCCCAGCGTGGTGGGACACGTGATTTCCCGATCCGAATTTTACACGGCTTACACGCCGTACCAACCGGAGATCAGTCAGGGTGAATTGCAGGCCATTTTTGAATTCCAGACCATGATCTGCGAACTGACCGGCATGGATGTGGCCAACTCGTCCCTCTACGACGGCCATACCGCACTGGCGGAAGCCGCGGCCATGGCCTCTTCCCAGACCAAACGTCGCAAAATCATCGTATCCCGGGCCGTGCACCCCGAATCGCGCGAGATTTTGCGGACCAACGCGAAGGGGCTCAATCTGGAAATCGTCGAAGTTCCGCTGTCCGGCGGGGTGACCGACCTGAAGGCGCTGGAAGAAGCCGTCGGTGACGATGCGGCCGCCGTCATCGTTCAGTACCCCAACTTCTTCGGACAGATCGAAGACCTGGGGACCATCGGGCAAATCGCTCACACGGCCAAAGCGATGTTCATCGTCAGCAGCAACCCGCTGGCTCTGGGCATTTTGAAGCCGCCGGCCGCTTTCGGTGCCGACATCGTGGTGGGGGATGCTCAGCCGCTCGGCATTCCCGCGTCGTTCGGTGGTCCGCATTGCGGTTACATGGCCGTCACCAAAGCGTTGATGCGTCGTCTGCCGGGCCGGATCGTCGGACAAACGGTGGACGAAGACGGTCGCCGCGGCTTCGTGCTGACGCTGCAAGCCCGTGAGCAGCACATCCGCCGTGACAAAGCAACCTCCAACATCTGTTCCAACCAGGCGCTGATGGCCCTTGCGGCGTCCGTGTACATGTCCGCCATGGGAAAACAGGGCATGCAGGATGTCGCCCGGCTGAACGTGCAAAAAGCCCATTATGCCAAGAAACGCCTCGGCGAAGTGAAAGGATTGGAGACCGTTTTTGACGGCCCGTTCTTCAACGAATTCGTGGTGAAACTCAGCCGTCCGGTGAAAGAAGTGAACAAAGCTCTGTTGGATCGGGGAATCATCGGCGGATACGACTTGGGCGTGACCTACCCGGAACTGGAAAACCACATGCTGATCGCCGTCACCGAAATGCGTACGAAGGAAGAAATCGACCAGTTGGCTGAGGCATTGGAGGGTCTGCTGTGA